From Echinicola soli, a single genomic window includes:
- a CDS encoding DUF4861 domain-containing protein, protein MKHSFWFVGSAVLLACACSPARKEEKPLQFTVNNQVSLALTDKPVAIKKGDIPGLEAHGGKLPLVIAAGDTIASQWDDTDGDGKWDELFFVTDLGANDSKTFTLGWAEEAPEFTPRTSVRFGKREGADIPVHPALGDTLPADGLPKSVGYQPYQTDGPSWENDKVGFRHYFDGRNAKDLFGKKTSAMSPEDVGINADGAVEDNYHVMHDWGRDILAVGNSVGLGGVSLMIADEPARLGVTVDDAINNVEESIFQIVKEGPVRSVIQYNYNNWQTHDRSYDVQEVSTIWPGMYAYKNAVSVDGLQGDETLLVGLVNINNDHELSEIEVNDEWVVLLTHDQQSYEKEWWLGMALILPKSVYQGYTEAPQEGPLSKTYLAKVSIEEGKSVEYFAAAGWELSDEQFSDRQYFTDYITNLVEQLSAEVRVNWEE, encoded by the coding sequence ATGAAACATTCTTTTTGGTTCGTTGGCTCGGCGGTTTTATTGGCTTGTGCCTGTAGTCCTGCACGGAAGGAGGAAAAACCGTTGCAATTCACCGTTAACAATCAAGTGTCTCTGGCATTGACCGATAAGCCAGTGGCGATCAAAAAGGGAGATATTCCTGGTTTGGAAGCGCATGGGGGTAAATTGCCCTTGGTCATTGCAGCAGGAGATACCATTGCTTCCCAGTGGGATGATACAGATGGTGATGGAAAGTGGGACGAGTTGTTTTTTGTCACTGACCTGGGAGCAAACGACTCCAAAACATTTACCCTGGGCTGGGCTGAGGAGGCACCTGAATTTACGCCTCGTACCAGTGTGCGATTTGGTAAGCGTGAAGGAGCCGACATCCCGGTACATCCGGCATTGGGCGATACCCTTCCGGCAGATGGGCTCCCAAAGAGCGTAGGCTATCAGCCCTATCAAACGGACGGTCCTAGCTGGGAAAATGATAAAGTAGGTTTCAGACACTATTTTGATGGCCGAAATGCCAAAGACCTCTTTGGCAAGAAAACATCAGCCATGAGCCCGGAAGATGTCGGCATCAATGCGGATGGGGCGGTAGAAGATAACTACCACGTAATGCACGACTGGGGCAGGGACATCCTGGCCGTTGGGAATTCGGTCGGCCTGGGTGGTGTATCCCTGATGATAGCTGATGAGCCAGCCAGATTGGGCGTCACCGTAGATGATGCAATCAATAATGTAGAAGAAAGTATTTTCCAGATCGTAAAGGAAGGCCCTGTCCGTTCTGTAATCCAGTACAACTATAACAACTGGCAAACCCATGACCGCAGCTATGATGTACAGGAAGTAAGCACCATTTGGCCGGGCATGTATGCCTATAAAAATGCCGTTTCGGTAGATGGCCTTCAAGGAGACGAGACCCTGTTGGTCGGCTTGGTCAATATCAATAATGACCATGAACTGAGTGAAATAGAAGTAAATGACGAGTGGGTGGTATTGCTTACCCATGATCAGCAGAGTTATGAAAAGGAATGGTGGCTGGGCATGGCACTGATCCTGCCAAAATCAGTCTATCAGGGCTATACAGAAGCACCGCAAGAAGGTCCGCTTTCCAAAACGTATTTGGCAAAGGTTTCTATTGAAGAAGGCAAATCCGTGGAATATTTCGCCGCTGCCGGATGGGAGCTGTCCGACGAGCAGTTTTCCGACAGGCAATATTTTACCGATTACATCACCAATCTGGTGGAACAACTCAGTGCCGAGGTTAGGGTGAATTGGGAGGAGTAA
- a CDS encoding DUF6250 domain-containing protein: protein MKRLCLMIITGGVLASCGSSGNKATTSEAVSETEEVLVEEVFSKSLDSNRWKVEMDDQPNSSVTVKDGKLVLDTKGGVTVWLNQKLEGNIEITYKRQVVMADGTNDRLSDLNQFWMATDPRNGNLFTRSGKFEEYDSLSMYYVGFGGNYNETTRFREYQGNGEKTLLFDLDDEDHLLKPDHWYTIKIRVENGLVSYWVDGEKFFEYQDETPLTEGYFGFRSTWSRHEIDDLKIISIES, encoded by the coding sequence ATGAAAAGATTATGCTTGATGATCATCACTGGAGGTGTATTGGCTTCCTGTGGAAGTTCCGGTAATAAAGCAACCACCAGCGAAGCAGTTTCCGAGACAGAAGAGGTGTTGGTAGAAGAAGTTTTTTCCAAGTCGCTGGACAGTAATAGGTGGAAGGTGGAAATGGATGATCAGCCCAATTCCTCAGTGACCGTGAAGGACGGAAAACTGGTCCTGGACACCAAGGGAGGTGTGACGGTTTGGCTGAATCAAAAGCTGGAGGGCAATATTGAGATCACCTATAAACGGCAAGTGGTTATGGCGGATGGCACCAATGACCGGTTATCTGATCTAAACCAGTTTTGGATGGCTACCGATCCACGGAACGGCAACCTGTTTACGCGAAGTGGCAAGTTCGAAGAGTACGATTCCCTGAGCATGTATTATGTGGGTTTTGGAGGGAATTATAACGAAACGACCCGTTTTCGCGAATACCAGGGAAATGGTGAAAAAACATTGCTCTTTGACCTCGATGATGAAGATCACCTGCTAAAGCCGGATCATTGGTATACGATCAAGATCCGAGTGGAAAATGGCCTGGTGAGCTATTGGGTGGACGGAGAGAAATTCTTCGAGTACCAGGATGAGACACCACTCACGGAAGGTTATTTTGGCTTCAGGTCTACTTGGTCCAGACATGAGATTGATGATTTGAAGATAATTAGTATTGAGTCTTGA
- a CDS encoding alpha-L-arabinofuranosidase C-terminal domain-containing protein: MNKFKPLMLGMAMSLLPFVTQAQNEPTVLEVNLNEKTADISPDMWGLFFEDINFAADGGLYAEMIKNYSFEFENPMMGWRRVEDQGAKGYVFNRNHDAEGANDKYLRMQRLNSEGNFGMHNEGFRGMAVKEGLQYTLTFIAKVAKGENLKVTAKFLDKEELIGKGSVSGFTDEWAEYEIVVTADKTLDGVNFQFLLEGEGELDVDMISMFPEDTWKGRKRGLRKDLVQLLADMNPGFLRFPGGCIVEGFDLENRYQWKKTIGEMEDREVMKNRWNIEFAHRTTPDYYQSFGIGFFEYFQLSEDIGAEPLPILSCGLACQFNTGEQVPIGALDQYVNDALDLIEFANGPVDSKWGAKRAEMGHPEPFDLKYIGVGNENWGPQYIERAKVFEKAIQAAYPEITIVSTSGPFPDGREFEYLWGELKKMDAELVDEHYYRPPSWFRENARRYDDYDRNGPKVFAGEYAAHSTTVSEDFKRNNWEAALSEAAFMTGLERNADIVRLASYAPLFAHVDGWQWNPDMIWFDNLRSYGTTNYHVQKLFSTNPGTAVVSITADGKSLAGEGSLYASATIDESTNELIFKVVNTSPEAKKITIELDGKYKGNGEGSLLEMANDDLEAYNSLDNPMAVSPKTKAFEVTKKTIELELKGQSVNVGKVKLDK, translated from the coding sequence ATGAACAAATTTAAACCCCTGATGCTTGGGATGGCCATGTCATTATTGCCATTCGTTACCCAGGCTCAAAATGAACCTACCGTTTTAGAGGTAAACCTCAATGAAAAGACTGCTGATATTTCCCCGGACATGTGGGGACTGTTTTTTGAGGATATCAACTTTGCCGCTGATGGTGGCCTTTATGCCGAAATGATCAAAAACTACTCCTTTGAGTTTGAGAATCCCATGATGGGCTGGAGAAGAGTGGAAGATCAAGGTGCCAAAGGCTATGTATTTAACCGCAATCACGATGCTGAAGGAGCCAACGATAAATACCTGCGCATGCAGCGGCTAAACAGTGAAGGAAACTTCGGGATGCACAATGAAGGCTTCCGTGGCATGGCAGTGAAAGAAGGTTTGCAATATACACTTACCTTTATTGCCAAAGTGGCCAAAGGGGAAAACCTAAAAGTGACAGCCAAATTTTTGGATAAAGAAGAGTTGATCGGAAAAGGCTCCGTCAGTGGATTTACCGATGAGTGGGCCGAATATGAAATTGTGGTGACAGCGGACAAAACGCTGGATGGTGTGAACTTTCAGTTTTTGTTGGAAGGTGAGGGGGAGCTGGATGTGGACATGATCAGTATGTTTCCCGAAGACACCTGGAAGGGCCGAAAGAGAGGCTTGAGAAAAGACCTGGTACAGCTATTGGCAGATATGAATCCTGGTTTTTTACGTTTTCCGGGAGGATGTATCGTAGAAGGTTTTGACCTGGAAAACCGCTACCAGTGGAAGAAGACCATCGGCGAGATGGAAGACCGGGAAGTGATGAAAAACCGTTGGAATATCGAGTTTGCCCACCGTACCACACCGGATTATTATCAGTCTTTTGGTATCGGGTTTTTTGAATATTTTCAACTTTCAGAAGATATCGGAGCAGAGCCTCTTCCTATCCTAAGCTGCGGATTGGCTTGCCAATTTAATACCGGGGAACAAGTACCGATCGGTGCCCTTGACCAATATGTTAATGACGCTCTGGACTTGATTGAATTTGCCAATGGCCCGGTGGATAGTAAGTGGGGAGCCAAAAGAGCTGAAATGGGACATCCTGAGCCATTTGATCTGAAATATATAGGGGTAGGAAACGAAAACTGGGGACCGCAGTACATCGAAAGGGCCAAGGTGTTTGAAAAAGCCATCCAAGCGGCCTATCCGGAAATAACGATCGTGTCTACCTCAGGTCCTTTCCCAGATGGGCGTGAATTTGAATACTTATGGGGAGAACTGAAAAAAATGGATGCCGAATTGGTGGATGAACACTACTATAGGCCACCATCCTGGTTCCGCGAAAATGCCAGAAGATACGATGATTATGACCGTAACGGCCCGAAAGTCTTTGCCGGTGAATATGCTGCGCACAGTACCACGGTAAGCGAAGACTTTAAGCGCAATAACTGGGAAGCTGCTTTGTCGGAAGCGGCCTTCATGACTGGACTGGAGCGAAATGCCGACATTGTACGCTTGGCCTCCTATGCACCGCTTTTCGCCCATGTGGACGGCTGGCAGTGGAATCCGGATATGATCTGGTTTGATAATTTACGTTCTTATGGAACGACCAACTATCACGTTCAAAAGCTGTTCTCTACCAATCCAGGAACAGCAGTGGTGTCCATCACCGCGGATGGTAAGAGCTTGGCAGGAGAAGGCAGTCTGTATGCTTCCGCTACAATCGACGAAAGCACCAATGAATTGATCTTTAAAGTGGTCAATACTTCTCCTGAAGCTAAAAAAATCACCATTGAGCTGGATGGAAAATACAAAGGCAATGGAGAAGGAAGCCTTCTGGAAATGGCCAATGATGATCTGGAAGCCTATAATTCCCTGGATAATCCAATGGCTGTCAGCCCAAAAACAAAGGCATTCGAAGTCACCAAGAAAACCATCGAACTGGAACTCAAAGGCCAGTCAGTGAACGTCGGAAAAGTGAAATTGGATAAGTAA
- a CDS encoding rhamnogalacturonan acetylesterase: MRSLLFLAASLLLFTNLTAQTYRFDFGNGPVANGYEQVLPDMKYNAERGFGFLEGRQPESVDRKGSALRGDLISSDEPFFFTVDVPEGNYDVEVILGDKEGTSSTTIRVENRRLMLEKTDTKIGEQVKELFSVHVRYPEIAGTDKKVKLKSRELAYFHWDHQLTIEFNGDAPKVAAVKIKPNTKASTVFLAGNSTVVDQANEPWAAWGQMFPAFFKPGKVVIANHAESGETLKAFKGARRLENVLSLMKPGDYLFIEFAHNDQKPGGSHVEPFTSYQEMIREYAAAARAKGGIPVLVTSMHRRRFDENGRIINTLDDYPEAMRQLAKEDGMALIDLNAMSKTLYEAWGVEASKKAFVHFPAGTFEGQTEDFADNTHFSTYGAYQLASCVVEGLKQTDLKLKNYLRKDAPSYDPSNPPTFEDFYWPLSPKVSVIKPDGN, encoded by the coding sequence ATGCGTAGTTTACTCTTTTTGGCAGCATCTCTTTTATTATTTACAAACCTGACAGCCCAGACCTACAGATTTGATTTTGGCAATGGTCCGGTGGCTAATGGCTATGAACAGGTGCTCCCCGATATGAAGTACAACGCGGAAAGAGGTTTCGGCTTTTTGGAGGGCAGACAGCCAGAGTCGGTGGACAGAAAAGGAAGTGCGCTTAGAGGAGATCTGATCTCCAGCGATGAACCATTCTTCTTTACCGTAGATGTACCAGAGGGCAATTATGATGTAGAGGTGATTTTGGGGGATAAGGAGGGGACTTCATCCACGACCATTCGTGTGGAGAATCGCCGATTGATGCTAGAAAAGACAGATACCAAAATAGGAGAACAGGTAAAAGAGCTGTTTTCGGTGCATGTTCGGTATCCTGAAATTGCCGGTACCGATAAAAAAGTCAAGCTAAAGTCACGCGAACTGGCCTATTTTCATTGGGACCACCAGCTGACCATTGAATTCAACGGAGATGCGCCCAAAGTGGCTGCTGTCAAAATTAAGCCCAACACCAAAGCATCAACTGTTTTTTTGGCCGGAAACAGCACCGTAGTGGATCAGGCGAACGAACCCTGGGCGGCATGGGGACAGATGTTCCCGGCCTTTTTTAAACCGGGCAAGGTGGTGATTGCGAACCACGCCGAATCAGGTGAGACGCTAAAGGCCTTTAAAGGGGCGAGAAGATTGGAGAATGTGCTCAGCTTGATGAAGCCGGGGGATTACCTGTTTATCGAATTTGCCCATAACGACCAGAAGCCGGGTGGCAGTCACGTGGAGCCTTTTACATCCTATCAGGAAATGATTCGTGAATATGCTGCGGCCGCTAGGGCAAAGGGGGGCATTCCTGTTTTGGTAACCTCGATGCATAGAAGAAGATTTGACGAGAATGGAAGGATCATCAATACACTTGATGACTATCCCGAAGCCATGCGGCAGTTGGCCAAAGAAGATGGTATGGCTTTGATCGACCTGAATGCCATGAGCAAGACCCTGTACGAAGCCTGGGGAGTGGAAGCCTCCAAAAAAGCCTTTGTGCATTTTCCGGCAGGGACTTTTGAAGGGCAGACGGAAGATTTTGCCGACAATACCCACTTCAGCACTTATGGCGCTTACCAACTGGCCAGCTGTGTAGTGGAAGGACTGAAGCAAACTGATCTAAAGCTGAAAAATTACCTTAGAAAAGATGCCCCATCCTATGATCCGTCCAATCCACCGACCTTCGAGGATTTTTACTGGCCACTAAGTCCAAAGGTATCGGTAATCAAGCCAGACGGCAATTGA
- a CDS encoding GxxExxY protein, which yields MEAVYQEALHLELLNRKIPLKAQESLKIRHNGSVLSKFYIADFVCFNKIIVEIKALTELSSDHDAQVLNYLKVTGFKLGLLINFGQRSLEVKRIVL from the coding sequence TTGGAAGCTGTATACCAAGAAGCACTGCATTTAGAATTGCTAAACAGAAAAATCCCTTTAAAAGCTCAAGAATCTCTAAAAATACGACACAACGGGTCGGTTTTATCGAAGTTCTACATCGCTGACTTTGTATGCTTTAATAAGATAATCGTAGAAATAAAAGCACTTACTGAGTTGTCCTCAGATCATGATGCCCAAGTCTTGAACTACTTAAAAGTGACTGGCTTTAAACTCGGACTCCTGATTAATTTTGGTCAAAGATCATTAGAGGTAAAACGAATTGTACTTTAA
- a CDS encoding exo-rhamnogalacturonan lyase family protein, with product MKNYSLSRRNFVKQSAVLSGGLYMAPHLASAFEDQESMPLEPVELAWLENPGNAQFGGVTMGVPWPKGQLKQSEFLLTNSAGKQIPVQSWPLAFWPDGSIKWAGHAIPQADEMGSDWKLMPGKGIRPSKEVKVEETADMIKIDTGIMQCQIDKKGPNLLKSIRRNGREGLKNGRLVLMKQDGILGEKASISTSLFEGEIYQVTVEQNGPVRAVVKLEGKHAAPGEDAWLPFVIRFYFYAGGASIRTMHTIVFDGEEEKDFIKGLGLRFDVPMEDELYDRHIRFAGKGEGVFGEAVRGLTGLRRDAGEAVREAQVQGKKTPPQSTFPESVRSRLHYIPAFGDYTLSQTSSDAFAIRKRTASGHAWLKSGFGDRSRGTGYVGGPAGGVAFGIRNFWQSYPAQLDIRNAQTENVEVTMWLWAPDAPAMDLRFYHDGMGQDTYEKQLDALNITYEDYEPGFGTAKGVARTSEMQLWVMEKTPSHEAFNALANGVETPPQLVASPEYLHQMGVFGKIWDLPDQSSTKKAKIEEYLNDYFEFYKGQVDDHRWYGFWDYGDVMHSYDYDRHTWRYDVGGFAWDNSELSTDLWLWYYFLRTGRSDVFRMAEAMTRHTGEVDVHHLGKFAPLGSRHNVMHWGCSAKQLRISTAANRRFYYYLTADERVGDLMKEQINAVATLKEIPPTRKVSSKSLWETDDDPNHVYAGFGTDYSAIAAAWLTEWERTGDDKIKTKLMNSMRTIAAQPKGFFTGGSRLDLRTGKFEIQDRQRATASHLSAVFGLMEICAELVENIDMPAFKTAWLQYCELYNASGEEQEKVLGNSLGGLNLGQGHSRLTAYAAQQKNDAQLAARAWREFFGGAAGYRFEKPEIYQVEGAEILHPVEEGHISTNATAQWGLAAIQCLGLVGSYLEE from the coding sequence ATGAAAAACTACTCCCTTTCGAGAAGAAATTTTGTTAAGCAATCTGCCGTGCTTTCTGGTGGACTTTATATGGCTCCACACTTGGCTTCTGCGTTTGAAGATCAAGAAAGCATGCCCCTTGAACCCGTTGAACTTGCGTGGCTTGAAAACCCTGGCAACGCGCAATTTGGAGGAGTGACGATGGGGGTGCCCTGGCCAAAAGGGCAGTTAAAGCAAAGTGAGTTTCTACTGACAAATAGTGCTGGAAAACAAATACCTGTCCAAAGCTGGCCATTGGCTTTCTGGCCGGATGGCTCTATCAAGTGGGCCGGGCATGCCATTCCCCAAGCGGATGAAATGGGCAGTGATTGGAAACTGATGCCAGGAAAGGGTATAAGGCCCAGTAAGGAAGTAAAGGTGGAAGAAACGGCTGATATGATCAAAATCGACACAGGAATAATGCAGTGTCAGATCGATAAAAAAGGCCCAAACCTGCTGAAAAGTATCCGGAGAAATGGCCGGGAAGGCCTCAAAAATGGCCGCCTGGTATTGATGAAGCAAGATGGGATTTTGGGAGAAAAGGCAAGCATCAGCACTTCACTTTTTGAAGGTGAAATCTACCAGGTGACCGTAGAGCAAAATGGACCAGTAAGAGCAGTGGTTAAGTTGGAAGGGAAGCATGCAGCTCCGGGTGAGGACGCCTGGCTGCCATTTGTAATCCGGTTTTACTTTTATGCCGGAGGGGCATCCATTCGCACCATGCACACCATTGTATTTGACGGTGAGGAGGAAAAGGATTTTATCAAAGGCCTGGGGCTACGTTTTGATGTGCCCATGGAGGATGAATTATATGATCGTCATATCCGGTTTGCGGGAAAAGGAGAAGGGGTTTTTGGCGAAGCTGTCCGCGGACTGACCGGACTGCGGAGAGATGCAGGAGAAGCAGTCAGGGAAGCGCAGGTCCAAGGGAAAAAGACTCCTCCCCAATCGACATTTCCGGAGAGTGTCCGTTCCCGCTTGCATTATATTCCTGCCTTTGGAGATTATACCCTGTCACAAACCAGTTCGGATGCTTTTGCCATTAGAAAACGGACAGCATCAGGTCATGCTTGGCTGAAATCGGGCTTTGGCGACCGCAGCAGGGGAACGGGCTATGTCGGTGGCCCCGCAGGCGGAGTGGCTTTTGGTATCCGAAACTTTTGGCAGAGCTATCCTGCCCAGCTCGACATCAGAAATGCCCAAACAGAAAATGTCGAAGTGACCATGTGGCTTTGGGCGCCGGATGCACCGGCCATGGATTTGCGCTTTTACCATGATGGCATGGGCCAAGATACCTACGAGAAGCAGCTGGATGCGCTGAACATTACCTATGAAGATTATGAGCCCGGATTTGGTACGGCTAAAGGCGTGGCCAGAACGAGCGAAATGCAACTTTGGGTAATGGAGAAAACGCCAAGCCATGAAGCATTCAACGCCTTGGCCAATGGGGTGGAAACCCCACCACAACTGGTAGCATCGCCTGAATATCTCCATCAGATGGGTGTTTTTGGTAAGATATGGGATCTGCCAGATCAAAGCTCAACGAAGAAAGCAAAGATTGAAGAATACCTCAATGATTACTTTGAATTTTATAAGGGTCAGGTAGATGATCACCGATGGTATGGCTTCTGGGATTATGGTGATGTGATGCACAGCTATGATTATGACCGCCACACCTGGCGCTATGATGTGGGCGGATTTGCCTGGGACAATTCGGAGCTTTCGACCGATCTTTGGCTTTGGTATTATTTTTTGAGAACAGGCAGGTCGGATGTATTTCGAATGGCAGAAGCCATGACCCGGCACACCGGAGAAGTGGACGTGCATCATTTGGGCAAGTTTGCACCACTGGGAAGCCGGCATAATGTGATGCACTGGGGTTGTAGTGCCAAGCAGCTTCGGATTTCCACAGCCGCCAATAGGCGTTTTTACTACTACCTCACGGCCGATGAGCGTGTAGGAGACCTGATGAAGGAGCAAATCAATGCCGTGGCCACACTCAAGGAGATCCCGCCTACCAGAAAAGTAAGCAGCAAATCCTTGTGGGAAACCGATGATGATCCCAACCATGTTTACGCCGGATTTGGCACGGATTACAGTGCGATTGCGGCTGCTTGGCTTACGGAGTGGGAGCGTACAGGCGATGATAAGATTAAAACGAAGCTTATGAACAGCATGCGTACCATCGCGGCACAGCCAAAAGGCTTCTTTACGGGTGGTAGCCGCTTGGATTTGCGTACGGGTAAATTTGAGATACAAGACCGACAGCGGGCAACAGCATCGCATTTGAGTGCTGTTTTTGGCTTAATGGAAATTTGTGCCGAGTTGGTCGAAAATATTGATATGCCAGCCTTCAAGACCGCTTGGCTACAATATTGTGAGCTGTACAATGCCTCTGGTGAGGAGCAGGAGAAGGTGCTGGGCAACAGCCTCGGGGGACTTAACCTTGGACAGGGACACAGTCGTCTCACCGCTTATGCTGCCCAGCAAAAGAATGATGCCCAGCTGGCCGCAAGGGCCTGGAGGGAGTTTTTTGGCGGTGCTGCTGGATATCGTTTTGAGAAACCCGAAATATATCAGGTCGAAGGTGCGGAAATACTCCATCCCGTGGAAGAAGGCCACATCTCTACCAATGCCACCGCTCAATGGGGACTGGCTGCAATCCAGTGTTTAGGGTTGGTAGGAAGTTATTTGGAGGAGTAG
- a CDS encoding sialidase family protein: MNKKYLWIYCLSCLPIVFSCAGEKQKETWRDGIVVDEFIYEEAPYPSCHASTIAETPDGLVAAWFGGTHERNPDVGIWVSHRKDGKWTESVEVANGVVNDTLRYPTWNPVLYQVPDGVLQLYYKVGPHPSKWWGMLITSIDGGHTWSEPKVLPDSAIGPVKNKPVLLDNGDLIAPSSTEGDGWNIHFEVTSDFGKTWENVGPIARGEDDINAIQPSVLDHGSGKLQVLARTRNRAIGTSWSEDYGETWTPMEKSNLPNNNSGTDAVTLEDGRHLLVYNHVLPPGEKAKGPRTPLNVSISEDGIHWNASLILEDSEISQYSYPSIIQSSDGMVHIVYTWRRERIKYVKIDPSKMTSLPIKDGQWPKLPKENTTMEEAATE, translated from the coding sequence ATGAATAAGAAATACCTTTGGATATACTGCTTATCCTGTTTGCCGATAGTGTTTTCCTGTGCGGGGGAAAAGCAAAAAGAGACTTGGAGGGATGGGATCGTCGTGGATGAATTTATCTATGAAGAAGCACCTTACCCATCTTGTCATGCGTCTACTATCGCGGAGACACCGGATGGATTGGTGGCTGCTTGGTTTGGTGGCACCCATGAAAGGAACCCTGATGTAGGCATCTGGGTCAGCCACAGGAAAGACGGTAAGTGGACCGAATCCGTGGAAGTCGCCAATGGTGTGGTCAATGACACTTTGCGCTATCCCACTTGGAACCCAGTGCTTTATCAGGTGCCGGATGGAGTGCTTCAACTGTACTACAAAGTAGGTCCCCATCCTTCCAAGTGGTGGGGTATGCTGATCACTTCTATTGATGGAGGCCATACATGGTCTGAACCTAAAGTACTTCCTGACAGTGCCATAGGGCCAGTGAAGAACAAGCCTGTGTTATTGGATAATGGTGACTTGATTGCTCCTTCGAGCACCGAAGGAGATGGCTGGAATATCCATTTTGAAGTGACTTCGGACTTTGGCAAGACCTGGGAAAATGTAGGACCCATTGCCCGTGGTGAGGACGATATCAATGCCATCCAGCCCAGTGTGCTGGACCATGGTAGTGGAAAGCTTCAGGTTTTAGCCAGAACACGCAACAGGGCGATAGGGACCTCTTGGTCTGAAGACTATGGAGAGACCTGGACACCAATGGAGAAGTCCAATTTACCCAATAACAATTCAGGAACGGATGCAGTGACCTTGGAAGATGGTCGTCACCTTTTAGTGTATAATCACGTGCTTCCTCCAGGTGAAAAGGCTAAAGGACCGAGAACTCCCCTTAATGTTTCCATATCAGAAGATGGTATCCACTGGAATGCATCCTTGATCCTGGAAGATTCTGAAATCAGTCAATACTCTTATCCTTCCATCATTCAGTCGTCCGATGGAATGGTGCACATTGTGTACACATGGAGACGTGAGCGGATCAAATACGTAAAAATCGATCCCAGCAAAATGACGTCTTTACCCATCAAAGATGGCCAATGGCCAAAACTTCCAAAAGAGAACACCACAATGGAGGAAGCGGCTACGGAGTAA
- a CDS encoding sugar phosphate isomerase/epimerase family protein, translating into MNTTSNNRRNFIKSLAVIGSGILSGQALSACSSSRGMAGTGKVRYKIAVCDWMILKRQKLSAFALANEINADGIELDMGGLGNRDTFDSKLGDPAVRRQFLEEAKKQGVGISSIAMSGFYAQSFAERPTVPLMVQDTVDTMEGMGVKVAYLPLGVQGDLVKHPELRPAIVERLKMAGAKAQEIGGVIAVETALDAAGEVTLLKEVDSPGVKISYNFANAIKNGKDIPSELKTLGADNIAQIHCSNTDGELIENDPALDMPAIKKTLDKMGWSGWLIIERSRDTDDVHNVRANYGGNVAYMKSVFQD; encoded by the coding sequence GTGAACACCACATCCAATAATAGAAGAAATTTCATCAAATCCCTGGCCGTCATTGGTTCGGGGATTTTGTCAGGTCAAGCACTTTCTGCCTGTTCTTCCAGTCGTGGAATGGCAGGGACGGGGAAAGTGCGGTACAAAATAGCGGTCTGTGACTGGATGATTCTGAAACGCCAAAAACTCAGTGCTTTTGCTTTGGCCAATGAAATCAATGCCGATGGTATTGAGCTGGACATGGGTGGTCTGGGCAATCGGGATACGTTTGACAGTAAGTTGGGCGATCCAGCAGTGAGGAGGCAGTTTTTGGAAGAAGCCAAAAAGCAAGGGGTAGGGATCAGTTCTATCGCAATGTCCGGCTTTTATGCCCAGTCTTTTGCGGAGCGTCCCACTGTACCCCTTATGGTGCAAGATACCGTGGACACCATGGAAGGAATGGGCGTAAAAGTAGCCTATTTGCCGTTAGGAGTACAGGGAGACCTGGTAAAGCATCCTGAGCTTCGTCCGGCCATTGTGGAAAGGCTGAAAATGGCTGGTGCCAAAGCACAAGAAATCGGTGGTGTCATTGCAGTAGAAACTGCTCTGGATGCGGCTGGGGAGGTAACATTGCTGAAAGAAGTGGATTCTCCGGGGGTGAAAATCTCTTATAACTTCGCCAATGCCATTAAGAACGGGAAAGATATTCCGAGTGAACTGAAAACATTGGGTGCAGATAACATTGCCCAGATCCATTGCTCCAATACCGATGGGGAACTGATCGAAAACGATCCTGCGCTGGATATGCCGGCCATCAAGAAAACCCTGGACAAGATGGGCTGGTCCGGCTGGCTGATCATCGAACGGTCCCGGGATACAGATGATGTCCACAATGTCCGCGCGAATTACGGTGGTAATGTAGCCTATATGAAGTCAGTATTTCAAGATTGA